One stretch of Eupeodes corollae chromosome 2, idEupCoro1.1, whole genome shotgun sequence DNA includes these proteins:
- the LOC129944272 gene encoding protein hairy, whose product MVTGVIAPSATMTANLIGSQPTIKDAPVKSDRRSNKPIMEKRRRARINNCLNELKTLILDATKKDPARHSKLEKADILEKTVKHLQELQRQQAALAQAADPKVINKFKAGFTDCANEVSRFPGLDPVVKRRLLQHLSNCINGVKSELHHHHRQQQQQQQSTVVVQQPPSHMLPSPPSSPEQQDQPMHSSNPPQIIHSINGGYFLPNGLQVIPTKLPNGSIALVLPQTMPHTHNQPPMLVPIPSRTASTGSASSHTSSSYERTLSPPTNIHYAPPSPANSYEAMDCKPSVIHHGGVAAASAAAAHAQLHHQQQQQQQHLQQQMYQQQAAQHYSPEAAPLSLVVKKIKEEEQPWRPW is encoded by the exons tcCAATAAACCGATAATGGAAAAAAGACGACGTGCAAGGATTAATAATTGCTTAAATGAGTTGAAAACTCTCATCCTCGACGCCACAAAAAAAGAC CCAGCGCGTCATTCTAAATTGGAAAAAGCTGACATCCTCGAAAAGACCGTCAAGCACCTCCAAGAACTTCAACGTCAACAGGCCGCTCTAGCTCAGGCAGCCGATCCAAAAGtgataaacaaattcaaagCCGGCTTCACCGATTGTGCCAACGAAGTAAGTCGTTTCCCCGGCCTCGATCCTGTTGTCAAACGTCGTCTATTGCAACATCTAAGCAATTGCATCAATGGTGTTAAATCAGAattacatcatcatcatcggcaacaacagcaacagcagcaatcCACTGTGGTGGTGCAACAACCTCCATCCCACATGCTGCCATCGCCACCCAGCTCACCAGAACAACAAGATCAGCCGATGCACTCATCAAATCCACCACAAATCATTCACTCCATCAATGGTGGATACTTCCTACCCAATGGCCTCCAAGTTATTCCAACAAAACTTCCCAACGGCAGCATTGCCCTAGTCCTCCCGCAAACGATGCCCCACACCCACAATCAGCCCCCCATGCTGGTGCCCATTCCATCGCGCACAGCATCCACCGGATCGGCTTCATCGCATACGTCATCCAGCTATGAGCGCACTCTCTCGCCACCCACCAACATTCACTATGCACCACCAAGTCCGGCGAACTCATACGAAGCCATGGACTGCAAGCCTTCTGTCATTCATCATGGTGGTGTTGccgctgcttctgctgctgcagCACACGCTCAACTCCACcaccaacaacagcaacaacaacagcacctTCAGCAACAAATGTACCAGCAACAAGCCGCCCAGCATTACAGTCCCGAAGCGGCTCCCCTATCGTTGgttgtgaaaaaaatcaaagaagaagaacaacCATGGAGACCGTGGTGA